ACGCGAGGCGTTCATCGCGGCGGTCGACGAGCTCGTCGGCGAGCAGATCTCCGGCGAGTGAACGCGCGGGCGCCCCGAGGGGGCGAGGACGGCTCCGGCGTCAGGCCGACTCGGACGTGGACGACGTGCCGAGGTCGCGAAACAGCATTCGGTAGTCTTCCGGCGAGAACGCGGACGCGAGGTCCTCCATCTCCGACTGTAGCGACTCGATCCGGTCGAGCAGGTTCTCGTACTCCGGCGAGGAGCGGAGTTCGGCCGGGGTCCGCTCGGCCTCGAGCACCGCCCGTTTCGTGACCAGCGAGGCGGTCTGCTGGAGGGTGTCGTCGTACTGCGCGCGCGTTCCCAGGCGTTCGACGGCCGACTGAATGTCGTCCCTGGTGGCGGGTTTCACGAGATACAGGTCGAACCCCATCTCGACGATGTCCACGTCCGGCTCGACGGCGGTCACCATCGCGACCCGACAGTCGAGGCCGCGCTCGCGGATCGACGCGAGCACGTCGGCGCCGGAGGTGTCCGGGAGCCGTCGATCGAGGAGCACCGCGTCGGTCGTGTCGTCGACGATGTCGAGTGCCTCAGCGCCCGTGTTCGCGACCGTGACGTCGTAGGTTCCCGAGAGGTATCCGCGATACAGATCGGCCACCTCGGGTTCGTCTTCGACGATGAGCACGCTCCGTGTCACCGCGACCGCCCCCCGACGTGCTCGACCCCGCCGTCAGTCATGTTCGTCAACCGGATGTGTTTGTGCTTAAAGCTATCGCACACCGATCCGGCCGTAGAAAGCTGTTGGAGAGTCTATATGAACGATCGACGCCCGACTTTCCGGGCTCCGATCGCGGTCGTGGTCCCGACACACGGCGGAACCGTTTTCATTTGTGAGGACGGCGGATACCTATATGGTAGCCACTGTTCCGACCGGAATCGACGGGCTCGACTCCGTCCTCAACGGCGGTCTCGTCGAGAACGCGACGGTGCTCGTGAGCGGAAACCCCGGGACGGGAAAGTCCCTCTTCGGGATCCAGTACCTCTACAACGGCGTCATCGACCACGACGAACACGGGATCTACATCTCCTTCGAGGAGAACGCCGAGGACATCCGGCAGGCGGCCGAGTCGATCGGCTTCGACCGCTGGGGCGACCTCGTCGACGACGGGTCGATCAAGGTGTACGACAAACAGCACATGCTGCGGGAGGGCGACTTCTCGTCGGCGCTCGACACGCTGCTCGAGGACTTCGCGAACGCCTCCTACGACCGGCTGGTGCTCGACTCGCTGACGATGTTCTCGCTGTTCTTCGAGGACGAGAAGGAGAAGCGCACGTACCTCCTGAAGTTCTCGGACATCCTCAAGCAGAACGGCCTCACCTCGCTGCTCATCAACGAGCAGGGGGCGGTGTTCCCCGAGACGGAGATCGGCCTGGAGAACTTCCTCACCGACGGGAACATCTACTTCATCCAGACGCCGACCGACTCCGGCGTCAACCGCTACGTCTGGGTGGCGAAGATGCGCAAGCAGGACATCGACACCGACATCTTCCCGATGGAGATCGACGACGGAGGGATCAAGGTGTACGAGCGCGCGGGCGGGTTCTCGATGATGGGTCGCGACGGCCCGGACGCCGGGTTCTGAGCGCGGGATCCGTATTCGACCGTGGCGATCGCAACTCGCGATCGCGGTTCGGGTCCGATCAGCCGTCGGTCATCGTCCGCCACACGTCGTCGAGCTTGTTCTTCACCTCGGATCGCTCCTCCAATTCGACGGTCAGCCCGTCCCGGAACGTCACGTTCACGCCGTCGACGCACCGACGGTACACCTTGATCCGGCGGTGTTCGTCCGAGAGCGGTCGGTCGTGCAGCTCCAACAGTTCGGTGTCCTCCAACTCGTTGATGCGGCGGTAACAGGTGGCGATCGGCACGTCGAGCTGATCCGAGAGCTCCTGTGCCGACTTCGGCTCGCCCGCCGCGTCGAGGATCTCGGGGTTGTACTTGTTCCCCAGCACCTCGATGATCTCCTCGTCGTCCGCAGACATGGCTCTCAATACTGATTGTGTGTGTGATAAGCGTACCGCCTTCATTCCGGCTCCCTCGCGTGAATTCGGGCCCCCCTCCCCGATACTATCGCCGTCGATATCCTCGGCTCAGATATCTTTTCTGATATACAGCGCCGTAGGTTTAATAGTCGATTCCGAGTCGTCGGCGCCACTGCCCGGCCCACGGTGGGTCAGGGACCGAGAGAACCACACAATGTTCGAATTCATCACCGAGGAGGAAGAGCGCGGCCAGGTCGGTATCGGGACGCTCATCGTGTTCATCGCGATGGTGCTGGTGGCGGCGATCGCCGCCGGCGTCCTGATCAACACCGCCGGCTTCCTCCAGAGCAAGTCACAGGAAACGGGTCAACAGAGCAGTAAACAGGTCAGTGACCGCCTCCAGGAGGTCGTGACCGTCGGGCAGGTGTCCGGCAACGAGGTCACCGCGGTGAACGTGACGGTGACGCAGGCGCCCGGCGCCGGCGAGATCGACCTGGAGAACGCGACGATCAACTGGATCGGGCCGTCCGGCACGGAGACGTTGACCCACCAGCGGGCCTCCGGCACCGACTGGCAGTTCAACACCACGGCGGTGAAGAACACCGACGACTCGACAACGGTGCTCAACGACCCGGACGACCGGTTCAACATCGACTTCGACCTCGACGCCACTGACGGGCCCGGCAATCTGCAGGAGGGGCAGTCGGTGACGATCAAGATCAACACGATGTCCGGCGCGACCACGAGCATCCGCTTCACGGTGCCCGAGTCGCTCGGACAGAAGAGCGCGGTCGAGCTGTAACCATGTTCGAGTTCATCACCGAGGAGGAAGAGCGCGGGCAGGTCGGGATCGGGACGCTCATCGTGTTCATCGCGATGGTGCTGGTGGCGGCGATCGCCGCCGGCGTCCTGATCAACACCGCCGGCTTCCTCCAGAGCAAGTCACAGGAAACCGGACAGCAGTCCAGCAAGCAGGTCAGCAATCGCCTCCAGGAGGTCGTCACGACCGGCACGGTCGACCAGACGAACAACACGATCACCGCGGTGAACGTGACGGTGACGCAGGCGCCCGGCGCCGGCGAGATCGACCTGGAGAACGCGACGATCACCTGGATCGGTCCGGACGGCACGTTCATCCTCAACCACGAGAACGCGAGCACGCAGGTCGACGACTCGTTCACCACGTCGGTCGTGAAGAACGCGGAGGGCTCGCCCACCGTGCTCAACGATCCGGACGACCGGTTCGACATCAACTTCGACCTGTCCGAGGGGAGCGACGACCCGAGCCTCCTCTCGGAGGGTGACGAGGTGACGATCAAGATCAACACGATGGCCGGCGCGACGACGACGATCCGCTTCACCGTGCCCGAATCGCTCGGGCAGAAGGAAGGCGTCGAGCTGTAAGCCGGCCGCATCGAACGCGACTACACTTTTTACCGCCCGCGACAGAACACCGAACCATGAGCGACGACGCGCCGCGCGGAAACCCCGGCGTCGACCCGGACGACCTCGACATCTCGAAAAGCGAGTACGTCCGCGAGCTGGGCGACGACCGGTACGTCGTCTCGCCCGGGCGTCGTCAGCCGCAGCAGCCGCCGGAGGAGGGTCGAACCGAGGAGTCGTCGAACGACGCGGGCGGCGACGCCGATGCCGGTACGGACGCGGCGGAGGACCCCGATGTCGCGTCGACGGCCGAATCGGTCCGCCGAGGGCTCTCGCGGACGGACGGCCCCGGCGCCGTCGACGCGCCGGCGGACGCGGCGCAGTCGTCCCCGTCGTCTCCGTCCGGGTCGCCGCCCGCGAACTCTTCCCAGGGTGTCGGGGACGCGACGCGGCGATCCGACGACCCGGCCCGCGGCGACGACGGGCTTCCGGGCGATCCGACGACGGACGACCGGCCGACGGCGAATGACCGACCGTCGGCCGACGACCGCGCCGAATCCGGTGGTGGGTCGGGTGGCGAGTCGGGTGCCGAATCCGGCCCCCGGGATCGCCCGGCATCACACGTCCGTCGGGGCGCCCCGCGGGGGGAAGCGCCCGCTTCGTCGGCCGACCTCGACGCCGGGGCGGTCGGGGAGTGGCTCGCCGCCTCGCTCGCTGACACCGAGTTCGCGTACGGCTTCGACGCGACGCTCTCGCTCGACGGCCGCACGGCGCGCCACCGGATGGCCTCCGACGACGTGGGCGAGACCTTCGAGACGCTCGTGACCTGGTTCGCGGACGCCGCCGGCGGCGACACGCCGACGGAGGACGCGCTCGGGATCCTCCTGGCCGGGATGGACACCGGCCCGCGACTCTCGCCCAACGCCGTCCGCTCGGCGCTGGCCGGACTGGGCGTCTCCCGCGGCGACTCCGTCGAGGACGTGCTCGCGGCGATCGAGGAGGCGGGCGGCCTCCGACTGGAGTGAGCGCTGCGGCGCGTCGCGCGAGCCGATCGCGGTCGGCCCGCGACGCCGCGTCGCCGCCGAACTCCCGTTTTCACGCCTGATACCCGCGGGGGAGCGTTTATCATCGCCGTCGGGTGGATGTTCACCATATGCCGACCAGCGTTCTGATCGCGGACGACTCGGAGTTCATGCGGAACCTCCTGCGGGAGATCCTCGAGGGGGAGTTCGAGATCGTCGGCGAGGCCGAGAACGGCGTGGAGGCGGTCGACCTCTACGGCGAGCACGCGCCCGACATCGTGATGATGGACATCGTCATGCCGATCCGCAACGGGATCGAGGCGACCACCGAGATCACCGAGGAGCACCCCGACGCGAGCGTCATCATGTGCACCAGCGTCGGACAGGAGGAGAAGATGAAGGCCGCCATCAAGGCGGGCGCCGAGGGGTACATCACGAAACCGTTCCAGAAGCCGAACGTGCTCGAAGCCATCAACGACGTCGTCCCCGCGTAGGGATGTACGTCGACATCCAGTCGCTGGGGGAGTTCTCCGATCTCGCGAGCCAGGGCGCCGACCGGGCCGCCGACGCGCTCGGGCAGCTCGCCGGCGCGAACGTGTACGTCGACGTGACCGACGTGACGCTGATGGCCGCCGGCGACCTGCGGGAGTCGTTCGCCGGCCGGGAGTTCGTGGGCGTCGAGATCGGGCTGCAGGGGGGAATCAGCGGGCAGACCGTGATGGCGTTCGAGCTGGAGGCCGCAGAGAGCCTCGTCGAGCGGCTGATGCCCGGCGGCGGCGACGGCGAGTTCGTCAGGAGCGGCGTCACCGAGGCGGGCAACATCATGACCTCGGGGTTCATCGACGGCTGGGCCGACCACCTCGGCGTCGGCATCGACATGACGCCGCCCGCGTACGTCCGCGCGTCGGGGACCGACATCCTCCCGGACGGCGCGTTCGACGACGACAGACAGGGCGTGTTCATGTTCGAGTCGCAGGTCTCCTCGATGGACGAGGACCTCGAGTTCGCGATCTACATGCTGCCCGAGTACGCCGGCTTCACCGACATGCTCGGCCACGACGGCCCCGTCGGCGAGGCGGGCGACGCGGTTCCGGTGAACAAGCTGCCGACGTTCAACGAGATGACCCGGCAGGGCGCGTCGTCGGCCGCCGACAACATCACGATGCTGACGGGCACCGAGACGGACGTGGACGTGTCGCGTCTCCGGTTCGTCCCCGTGCAGGACGTGCCCTCCGAGTTGGGGAAAGAACCCGTCGCCGGGACGGTGTTCGAGCTCCACGGCGACCCGAGCGGCTACCTCGCCATCCTCTTCGACGAGGCCTCCGCCGAGGAGGTCGCCGGCGGGATGATCCCCACCGAGACCGATCCCGGGATCGGCGACATGGAGCGGGGCGCGCTGCGGGAGCTCGGCAACATCATGACCTCCGGGTTCATCGACGGCTGGGCGAACGTGCTCGGGACGAGCATCGAGCACACCCCGCCGCAGTTCGTCCACGACATGGGCTCGGCGGTGATGAGCCCGCTCGTGAGCCGGCTCGGGAAGACGCAGGACCACGCGTTCATCATCGACTCGACGGTCCGCACCCCCGACGGCAACGTTCGATGCGACATCTACGCCCTCCCCGACCAGCGCGAGCTGGCGGCGGCGCTGGACCGCATCGAACCGGCCGCGACCGACGGCGGCCTTCCCCGGTGAGCTCGCCGTGAGCCCGACCGGCTCGCCGAACGCGGGGGCGCCGTCCGCGTCGCGACCACCCGAGCGGTCCGCTCCGCGGCGAAAGGTCGGGCTCTCGGACGCGACGGTGGCGACCGACGGCGCGGTGTTGGTCACCAGCGGGCTCGGCTCCTGCCTCGGCGTCGCGCTCCACGATCCGGGCGCGGGCGTCGGCGGACTCCTCCACGCGATGCTTCCCGCCGCGAACGGCCGCCCGGGCGCCCCCGAGAAGTTCGTCGTCGACGGCATCGACGCGACGATCGCCGCGATGGCCGACGCCGGCGCCGACCCCGACGAACTCCGCGTGAAGATCGCCGGCGCCGCCGAGATGATCGAGTTCGACGCCGGCGGCGAGGGCGGCTCCGTCGGCGACCGCAACGTCGCCGCCGCGGAGGCGGCGCTGCGCGAGCGCGCAATCCCCGTCGACGGGGCCGACACCGGCGGCGACCGCGGTCGGTCGCTCCGGTTCGACACCGCCACGGGTGCGCTCCACGTCTCCTACGCCGGCGGGGAGACGATCGTGCTGTAGGGCGGATTCGCGACCGAGCGACGCCCGGATCGCCGGCGGATGCTCCGGACGAGGAATCGCGACGTCGGACGGGAGATCCGTCGCACGGCCGTTATCGGGCACGATAATCCGCGGGGTGGCTTTAAGTTTCGTTCGGGGATGTTCAGGGGTAATGGGTCTCCTCACCGCACTACCGGGAGCAGGGGTCGGCGGGTTCCCGGGGGCCGACGCGACGCTCCTCGTCTCGTTCGGACTCCTGGGCGCCAGCCTGCTCGATCGCTTCCGCGACGGCGACGACGGGCCCGGGGACGTCGACGACGGCGGCGACGATCTGCTCGGCGGCGACGACGGCGCCTTCGGCGGCGACGGCGGCGGCGACGACGACGACCTCGGCGACCTCGGCGGCATGGACGACTGGGACGACGACGACCCCTTCGGGGGCGAGGACGGCGGCGGCGACGACGGCGTCGCCGAACTGGAGAAACGCGTCGACGACCTCGAAAACGAGGTCGCGAGCCTCTCCTCGACCGTCAACACGGTTCGCTCGGAGAACGAGGAGATCTCCGGGAAGGTCGAGGACATGGGGGAGGACGTCCGCAGCCTGCTCGACATCTACGAGATGGTGACGCGCGGGATCAACCCCTTCGTCGACGACGTGCAGGGTGGGGGGGACCTCGGCGGCGAGGGGGACTTCGGCCTGTTCGACGACGCGGGCGGCGACGGCGGCGACGACGACGAGGAGGACCTCGACGAGGACCTCGCCAGCGCCGACGCGGAGGGGTTCTTCGACGAGGACCTCGCCGGCGACGGGATGGACGACCTCGACGAGATGGACGAGGGCGACGATCTCGACGGGACGGACGACGGGGACGACCTCGGCGACATGGAGGGGATGGACGAGGCGGACGGCTTCGACGACGACCTCGACGGCTTCGGGGACGACGACGCGGATGACACCGATTCAGACACCATGGCGACCGACAACGGCGGCGGAAAGAGTTTCAGTGAACTGAAAGACGAGTACGAGTCGGGCGACGCCGACTGGGACGAGGGCGAGGCCCCGGACGACGGGGAGGGCGACGCGCTCGACGCGCTCGACGCCGAGCCGGAGTCCAACGGCCACGACGAGGCCGGCGACCTCGGAATGGGCGGCGAGGAGGAGCCGGAACCCGATCCGGATCCGGCCCCCGAGTCGACGGCCGGCCCGACGGACCCGAGCCGACGCGGCGAGGGCGTCGACGAGAACGGCGGCTTCGAGTTCGTCGAGGAGGACGATCTCTCCGACGAGCCGGACAAGCCGTACCTCACGAGCCTGCCGGGCGACTACGTGGGCGACCTGATGGTGATGGAGTGGCTGGAGTTCCTCGTCGAGGAGTCGACCACGACCGACGCGGTGCGCGCGGTCAACTACTACGAGCGCGTCGAGTGGATCGACGAGGAGGTCGCCGACCAGCTCAAGGGGTTCCTCTCGGGTTTCGGCGACATCGACCGCAACCTCATGGACCGTCCCGGGACCGACCACCTCGATCTGGACCACCACACGCGCTCGCTCAAGTACATCATGCAGTTAACCGACGCCACGGCCGAGTCCGTCGTCATCGACCGGTGGCCGCAGCTTTCTGGGGGCATGCATGGGCCTCAGCGTTAGTGCCTCCGCGGGTGTCGTCTTCCTCGGCGTGTTCCTCGCGATCGGCATCGTCTACCCCGCCGCGGCCAACGGCTTCGAGCAGGTGAGCGACGCGCGCCACGACGCCGCCGACCGCGCGCTCGAACGCGCGAACACCGGCGTCGACGTCACGAACGCGACGTACTACTCGGGCAACGACACCGTGGTCGTGCTCGCCGACAACGACGGGACGACGACGGTCGGCGTGAACGACGCGACGCTGCTCGTCGACAACGCGGTCCCGCCGGAGGCGAACGTCACCCGGTCGGTCGAGGGCGACGCCGCGACGGCCCTGTGGCTCCCCGGGGAGACGGCCCGGTTCGAGATCGAGGTCGGCGCGACCGCGCCGAACCGCACGCAGGTCGTCGTCGAGCACGGCGTCCGCGACGCGATCGGGGTGAACTGAGATGGCGGGTGGGAGCGCCGCCGAGCTCATCCTGTTCATCGCGGCCATCGTCATCGCGGCGTCGGTCGCCGGCACCCTGACGAGCGAGGTCGACCGCGTCAGCGACGCCATCTCGGCGAAGTCGCTCGACGTGGCCGGCGAGATCCGCGCCGACGCGGAGATCGTCTCCGACGCCGGCGCCCAGGTGTACAACCGTTCCGGCGACGAGAACGTCACCGTCCACGTCCGTAACACGGGTGCATCGGATCTCCCGGCGGAGCCGGGGACGTTCGACGTCCTCCTCGACGGCGAGTACCAGACGGGGGTGAACGTCTCCGTCGTCGGAGGGGGGACCACCTGGCACCGCGGCGACGTGGTCCGCCTCGAGTTCTCGGCGTCGGACCTGCCCGACGGCGACCACCGGCTGAAGCTGGTCGTCAGCGGCGACGAGGAAGTGTTCCGCTTCAGATCCTGAGCTGCACCACACACCCACCTCTCACAACCACCTCTCACAATGTCACGAGCACAACAGAACACGCTGCTGTCGATCGGCCTGCCCGAGCGCGACCAACTGAACAAGGAACTCGGCGGGGGGATCCCCCGCGGGTCCATCGTCCTCATGGAGGGCGACTACGGCGC
This genomic stretch from Halobaculum roseum harbors:
- a CDS encoding HalX domain-containing protein, translated to MTRSVLIVEDEPEVADLYRGYLSGTYDVTVANTGAEALDIVDDTTDAVLLDRRLPDTSGADVLASIRERGLDCRVAMVTAVEPDVDIVEMGFDLYLVKPATRDDIQSAVERLGTRAQYDDTLQQTASLVTKRAVLEAERTPAELRSSPEYENLLDRIESLQSEMEDLASAFSPEDYRMLFRDLGTSSTSESA
- a CDS encoding RAD55 family ATPase, whose product is MVATVPTGIDGLDSVLNGGLVENATVLVSGNPGTGKSLFGIQYLYNGVIDHDEHGIYISFEENAEDIRQAAESIGFDRWGDLVDDGSIKVYDKQHMLREGDFSSALDTLLEDFANASYDRLVLDSLTMFSLFFEDEKEKRTYLLKFSDILKQNGLTSLLINEQGAVFPETEIGLENFLTDGNIYFIQTPTDSGVNRYVWVAKMRKQDIDTDIFPMEIDDGGIKVYERAGGFSMMGRDGPDAGF
- a CDS encoding winged helix-turn-helix domain-containing protein, translated to MSADDEEIIEVLGNKYNPEILDAAGEPKSAQELSDQLDVPIATCYRRINELEDTELLELHDRPLSDEHRRIKVYRRCVDGVNVTFRDGLTVELEERSEVKNKLDDVWRTMTDG
- a CDS encoding archaellin/type IV pilin N-terminal domain-containing protein — translated: MFEFITEEEERGQVGIGTLIVFIAMVLVAAIAAGVLINTAGFLQSKSQETGQQSSKQVSDRLQEVVTVGQVSGNEVTAVNVTVTQAPGAGEIDLENATINWIGPSGTETLTHQRASGTDWQFNTTAVKNTDDSTTVLNDPDDRFNIDFDLDATDGPGNLQEGQSVTIKINTMSGATTSIRFTVPESLGQKSAVEL
- a CDS encoding archaellin/type IV pilin N-terminal domain-containing protein yields the protein MFEFITEEEERGQVGIGTLIVFIAMVLVAAIAAGVLINTAGFLQSKSQETGQQSSKQVSNRLQEVVTTGTVDQTNNTITAVNVTVTQAPGAGEIDLENATITWIGPDGTFILNHENASTQVDDSFTTSVVKNAEGSPTVLNDPDDRFDINFDLSEGSDDPSLLSEGDEVTIKINTMAGATTTIRFTVPESLGQKEGVEL
- a CDS encoding DUF7500 family protein, whose protein sequence is MSDDAPRGNPGVDPDDLDISKSEYVRELGDDRYVVSPGRRQPQQPPEEGRTEESSNDAGGDADAGTDAAEDPDVASTAESVRRGLSRTDGPGAVDAPADAAQSSPSSPSGSPPANSSQGVGDATRRSDDPARGDDGLPGDPTTDDRPTANDRPSADDRAESGGGSGGESGAESGPRDRPASHVRRGAPRGEAPASSADLDAGAVGEWLAASLADTEFAYGFDATLSLDGRTARHRMASDDVGETFETLVTWFADAAGGDTPTEDALGILLAGMDTGPRLSPNAVRSALAGLGVSRGDSVEDVLAAIEEAGGLRLE
- the cheY gene encoding chemotaxis protein CheY; this translates as MPTSVLIADDSEFMRNLLREILEGEFEIVGEAENGVEAVDLYGEHAPDIVMMDIVMPIRNGIEATTEITEEHPDASVIMCTSVGQEEKMKAAIKAGAEGYITKPFQKPNVLEAINDVVPA
- a CDS encoding chemotaxis protein CheC, with amino-acid sequence MYVDIQSLGEFSDLASQGADRAADALGQLAGANVYVDVTDVTLMAAGDLRESFAGREFVGVEIGLQGGISGQTVMAFELEAAESLVERLMPGGGDGEFVRSGVTEAGNIMTSGFIDGWADHLGVGIDMTPPAYVRASGTDILPDGAFDDDRQGVFMFESQVSSMDEDLEFAIYMLPEYAGFTDMLGHDGPVGEAGDAVPVNKLPTFNEMTRQGASSAADNITMLTGTETDVDVSRLRFVPVQDVPSELGKEPVAGTVFELHGDPSGYLAILFDEASAEEVAGGMIPTETDPGIGDMERGALRELGNIMTSGFIDGWANVLGTSIEHTPPQFVHDMGSAVMSPLVSRLGKTQDHAFIIDSTVRTPDGNVRCDIYALPDQRELAAALDRIEPAATDGGLPR
- a CDS encoding chemotaxis protein CheD, which gives rise to MSPTGSPNAGAPSASRPPERSAPRRKVGLSDATVATDGAVLVTSGLGSCLGVALHDPGAGVGGLLHAMLPAANGRPGAPEKFVVDGIDATIAAMADAGADPDELRVKIAGAAEMIEFDAGGEGGSVGDRNVAAAEAALRERAIPVDGADTGGDRGRSLRFDTATGALHVSYAGGETIVL
- a CDS encoding FlaD/FlaE family flagellar protein, which codes for MGLLTALPGAGVGGFPGADATLLVSFGLLGASLLDRFRDGDDGPGDVDDGGDDLLGGDDGAFGGDGGGDDDDLGDLGGMDDWDDDDPFGGEDGGGDDGVAELEKRVDDLENEVASLSSTVNTVRSENEEISGKVEDMGEDVRSLLDIYEMVTRGINPFVDDVQGGGDLGGEGDFGLFDDAGGDGGDDDEEDLDEDLASADAEGFFDEDLAGDGMDDLDEMDEGDDLDGTDDGDDLGDMEGMDEADGFDDDLDGFGDDDADDTDSDTMATDNGGGKSFSELKDEYESGDADWDEGEAPDDGEGDALDALDAEPESNGHDEAGDLGMGGEEEPEPDPDPAPESTAGPTDPSRRGEGVDENGGFEFVEEDDLSDEPDKPYLTSLPGDYVGDLMVMEWLEFLVEESTTTDAVRAVNYYERVEWIDEEVADQLKGFLSGFGDIDRNLMDRPGTDHLDLDHHTRSLKYIMQLTDATAESVVIDRWPQLSGGMHGPQR
- a CDS encoding flagellin — protein: MGLSVSASAGVVFLGVFLAIGIVYPAAANGFEQVSDARHDAADRALERANTGVDVTNATYYSGNDTVVVLADNDGTTTVGVNDATLLVDNAVPPEANVTRSVEGDAATALWLPGETARFEIEVGATAPNRTQVVVEHGVRDAIGVN
- a CDS encoding flagellar protein G; translated protein: MAGGSAAELILFIAAIVIAASVAGTLTSEVDRVSDAISAKSLDVAGEIRADAEIVSDAGAQVYNRSGDENVTVHVRNTGASDLPAEPGTFDVLLDGEYQTGVNVSVVGGGTTWHRGDVVRLEFSASDLPDGDHRLKLVVSGDEEVFRFRS